From Desulfotignum phosphitoxidans DSM 13687, a single genomic window includes:
- a CDS encoding type II toxin-antitoxin system Phd/YefM family antitoxin, translating into MQKQFSIAEAKNRLPTIVHSVEKGPSVELTRRGKPVAVLLSIQEYERLSRKYTGFWNAVSEFRRMAEDEEIEISDRDFTGLRDLSSGREVEFK; encoded by the coding sequence ATGCAAAAGCAATTTTCTATCGCTGAAGCAAAAAACAGACTTCCCACCATTGTTCATTCTGTCGAAAAGGGGCCGTCTGTCGAATTGACCAGACGAGGAAAACCCGTCGCAGTATTGCTGTCGATTCAAGAATATGAACGGCTCAGCCGAAAATATACGGGTTTTTGGAATGCCGTTTCGGAATTTCGGCGAATGGCTGAGGATGAAGAAATAGAGATTTCCGACAGGGATTTCACAGGGCTCCGAGACCTGTCCTCTGGAAGAGAAGTCGAGTTCAAATGA
- a CDS encoding type II toxin-antitoxin system VapC family toxin — MMKYLIDTNVLSEAVKTFPDKSVMRMLEKCQHEIVTAAPVWHELQFGCQRLARSRKREMIASFLDDVVKRTMLILPYDDKAAEWHAKERARLSSKGLTPSFVDGQIAAISAVNGLVLVTRNIGDFTHFFSLKIENWHFPKSG, encoded by the coding sequence ATGATGAAATATCTCATAGATACAAACGTACTTTCAGAGGCAGTGAAAACATTTCCTGACAAATCGGTCATGCGTATGCTTGAAAAATGCCAGCACGAAATAGTCACTGCTGCGCCGGTTTGGCATGAACTTCAATTTGGTTGTCAGCGCCTTGCCCGGTCCCGGAAACGTGAAATGATTGCTTCATTTCTTGACGACGTCGTCAAACGCACAATGCTTATTCTTCCTTATGATGACAAAGCCGCAGAGTGGCATGCAAAAGAACGTGCCAGGTTATCATCAAAAGGCTTGACCCCCTCATTTGTTGATGGACAGATTGCGGCAATCTCCGCGGTGAATGGTCTGGTTCTGGTAACACGGAATATCGGCGATTTTACACATTTTTTCAGCCTGAAGATTGAAAATTGGCACTTCCCGAAATCTGGATAA